Proteins encoded together in one Camarhynchus parvulus chromosome 12, STF_HiC, whole genome shotgun sequence window:
- the MKRN2 gene encoding probable E3 ubiquitin-protein ligase makorin-2 translates to MSTKQVTCRYFLQGVCREGSKCLFSHDLATSKSSTICKYYQKGQCAYGSRCRYDHVRLPAGGAAAPPPPAAPGSPRAPPEPGAGAPRSRREKRTLVLRDRKLCGSSEEQARPAAAGAVPCCSEPGEPEEAKPHSYLEAICSGLQEAGPGGCPGGAAEQLCPYAAAGACHFGERCLYLHGQLCEICGLQVLHPFDQEQRKAHEMMCMATFEHDMERAFAIQASQDKVCSICMEVVYEKASASERRFGILSNCTHTYCLSCIRQWRCAKQFENPIIKSCPECRVISEFVIPSVYWVEEQEKKNELIEAFKQGVGKKPCKYFEQGKGTCPFGGKCLYLHAYPDGTRAEPEKPRKQLSSEGTVRFFNSVRLWDFIEDRESRSAPGADAEVTELGELFMHLSGVEEEPSEHPELL, encoded by the exons GTATTTCTTGCAGGGCGTGTGCCGGGAGGGCAGCAAGTGCCTGTTCTCCCATGACCTGGCCACCAGCAAATCCTCCACCATCTGCAAGTACTACCAGAAGGGGCAGTGTGCCTACGGCTCCCGCTGCAG GTATGACCACGTGAGGCTCCCTGCGGGCggagccgcggccccgccgccccccgcggccccgggcagcccccggGCGCCCCCCGAGCCCGGCGCCGGCGCCCCGcgcagcaggagggagaagaggacGCTGGTGCTGCGGGACAGGA AGCTGTGCGGCTCCAGCGAGGAGCAGGCGCGGCCCGCGGCGGCCGGGGCCGTGCCGTGCTGCAGCGAGCCCGGGGAGCCCGAGGAGGCCAAGCCGCACTCGTACCTGGAGGCGATCTGCAGCGGCCTGCAGGAGGCGGGGCCCGGCGGCTGCCCCGGCGGCGCGGCCGAGCAGCTCTGCCCCTACGCCGCCGCCGGCGCCTGCCACTTCGGGGAGCGCTGCCTCTACCTGCACGGGCAGCTCTGCGAGATCTGCGGCCTCCAGGTGCTGCACCCCTTCgaccaggagcagaggaaagccCACGAGATG ATGTGCATGGCAACCTTTGAGCACGACATGGAGAGGGCCTTTGCCATCCAGGCCAGCCAGGACAAGGTGTGCAGCATCTGCATGGAGGTGGTCTATGAGAAGGCCTCGGCCTCGGAGAGGAGGTTTGGGATCCTGTCCAACTGCACCCACACCTACTGCCTGTCCTGCATCCGCCAGTGGAGGTGTGCCAAGCAGTTTGAGAACCCCATCATCAA GTCCTGCCCCGAGTGCCGCGTGATCTCCGAGTTTGTCATCCCCAGCGTGTACTGGGtggaagagcaggagaagaaaaatgagctgATTGAAGCATTTAAGCAGGGAGTGGG GAAAAAGCCCTGCAAGTACTTTGAGCAAGGCAAAGGGACGTGTCCCTTTGGGGGGAAGTGTCTGTACCTGCACGCCTACCCCGACGGCACCCGCGCCGAGCCCGAGAAACCCAGGAAGCAGCTGAGCTCCGAGGGCACCGTCAGG ttcTTCAATTCCGTGCGCCTGTGGGATTTCATCGAGGACAGGGAGAGCCGGAGCGCGCCCGGCGCCGACGCCGAGGTCAcggagctgggggagctcttCATGCACCTCTCTGGGGTTGAGGAGGAGCCCAGCGagcacccagagctcctctga